The Candidatus Woesearchaeota archaeon sequence TTGGCATTCTCTGCAATTTCTTTTATTGTTTTGCCGTTCACAGTCTGAGATTCTTTAAGCATGTCCTTTACCCTGTTTAAGACAGCAGCAACTCCTCCTGCCTTATGCAAATCTGCCATCTCATAACTGCCTGCAGGAATCAGCTTGCATATGTTCGGTGTTTCCTTGGCTATCCTATCGAACATGTTTACATCGATATCTATGCCCAGCTCCTTTGCTATCGCAGGAATATGCAGGACAGCATTCGTAGATCCGCCCATAGTCATATCCGCCCGTATTCCGTTTTCAAATGCCTCTTTAGTCATAATAGAAGACGGCCTTATGTTTTTTTTAACCATTTCAACAATCCTTTTTCCTGTTTCATAAGCTTGTTTTTTCTTCAGGGAATCAAGAGCAGGTGTTGCTGCGCAGCCTGTAAGGCTCATGCCCACGGTTTCCGTAAAGCAGGCCATCGTGTTTGCAGTATAAAGCCCTACGCATGAGCCGGCCCCACACACAGAGCAGGCTCGCATTATCTTTTCTGCCTGCCCTTCTTTTAGCTTTCCGCTTTTGACTTGGCCTGTTAATCCAAATCCCTCAATGGGGTGACGCTTTTTTCCTTCTATAATGTTTGCTTTCATCGGTCCCCCGGTCAAGATAATGGAGGGAATATCCATCCTGCCCGCAGCCATCAGCATCCCCGGTGTAATCTTGTCACAATTTGTCACTCCAACCCAGCCGTCTAGGGAATGCGAAATGGTCATGATCTCAATATTATCTGCGATATGCTCCCGCGAGGGAAGCGAAAGCCTCATCTCGACATACATCGCTATTCCGTCGCACACTCCGGGAACACCCCATTCCAATGCAACTCCCCCTGCATCTCTTATGCCTCTTTTCACTTCTTTGGTTAGTTCATTCAGGTGTATATGTCCCGGTATTATATCATTATAGGAATTTGCTATGCCAATAAATGGCTTATTCTGGTCAAAGTCTTCCGCTTTCATGCCTGCTGACATTAGCAATGCCCTATGCGGCAGGGTCTCAGCCCCCTTCTTTAGTATTTCTGAACGCATATTATCACCATAGTTTGGAAAAATAGCTGATTATTTAAATTTAATTCCAAAACCATTAGATTTAAGAATGAAGATGGATTCACTTTTTTTCATGTTTGAGGTGAGCGTTCTTGCGTCAGGGAGTTCTGGAAACTGTTTTTACATTGGTTCAGACCAGGGTGATATACTTATAGACGCTGGCCTAAGCTGCGGGCAGATAGAAGAAAGGTTAGAATTAATCCGGAAAAATATAAATAATATCAGTGGAATATTTATTACCCATGAGCATATAGACCACATACGGGGCATTGAAACCCTCTCACACAAATACAACATACCCATCTATCTAAATAAAGGAACATTGATAAATTCTTTTCTCGACATGGGAAATATAAATATCATCAGAACCGACCAGGAAATAGATTTTAATGGGTTAAAGATACTCCCTTTTGCAAAAAGCCACGACGCCTCAGAGCCTGTGAGCTTTCTAATCAAGAATAAGAATAAGAAAATAAGCATAATGACTGATATAGGATTTTGCTGTGAAAACGTCATCGAGAATGTCAGGGAATCAGACTTAATCATTCTTGAGTCAAACCACGACCTTAACATGCTGAAAAACGGCCCCTACCCATACTTTCTTAAAAAAAGGATAGCTAGCCAAAGGGGGCATATATCAAATTATGAGGCTGCATTATTAATACTTGAGCACGCAAACAAAAAAATGCAGCACGTTTTACTGTCTCATTTAAGCATGAACAACAACACACCCGAACTGGCATTAAAGACATTTAATTCCATTGTTAACGAAAGGTCTGATTTAAAAAAATTGAAGGCATGGCTTACGTACAGGCACAGGCCTACAGACTTGATTAAGATTTAATTAAATAATAAAGCTGTTCCGATAAAGAACAATAAGGTATTTACGAATTTTCTAAATATTTTTTCATTAATTCTGTGATGAATTGAAGAACGAGCCAAGGTTCCGATTACTAATGCAGGAAGAAGGAATAAAGCAAATTGTAAGGTTGATAATGTGACAAGTCCGCTCTGGTAATACAGGAAATTTCTCCAAATAGAGTCTGTGAAGAAAATAGCAGTCATGGTAGCCCTGAATGCCTGTTTTTTTAAAAAATGATTAAGATATATAACTAAAGGGGGGGCCGTTTGTATCATACAGGCCGCCCAGCACACCTGCAGTTAATCCTGCTATTATGCCCCACCCCCTGCTAATTCTTTTTGAGTTTTTTTTGCAGAAGCATTTTAATGGAAAACAACATTATAAATATGCTATAGGTTTGCTTTAGTATCCTTGAATCAAAGCTAGATAAAATTTTAACTCCAATAAAAGATCCAATAAATGTAAATGCTGCCAATAAAATGAATTCTTTTATCTGAATGTGTTTTTTGGTTATTAGGAATAGTATTAATCCGCCCGCAACTGTAAGTATTGCCATTATGGGAACAGTTTTCTTGATATCAATAAAAAAGGAAAGTAATGAAACAATGATTAAAGACGATGCAAACCCC is a genomic window containing:
- a CDS encoding TSUP family transporter; translation: MNYNCYAYSIAWFLCQVGATGFASSLIIVSLLSFFIDIKKTVPIMAILTVAGGLILFLITKKHIQIKEFILLAAFTFIGSFIGVKILSSFDSRILKQTYSIFIMLFSIKMLLQKKLKKN
- a CDS encoding TSUP family transporter; its protein translation is MIQTAPPLVIYLNHFLKKQAFRATMTAIFFTDSIWRNFLYYQSGLVTLSTLQFALFLLPALVIGTLARSSIHHRINEKIFRKFVNTLLFFIGTALLFN
- the ilvD gene encoding dihydroxy-acid dehydratase — translated: MRSEILKKGAETLPHRALLMSAGMKAEDFDQNKPFIGIANSYNDIIPGHIHLNELTKEVKRGIRDAGGVALEWGVPGVCDGIAMYVEMRLSLPSREHIADNIEIMTISHSLDGWVGVTNCDKITPGMLMAAGRMDIPSIILTGGPMKANIIEGKKRHPIEGFGLTGQVKSGKLKEGQAEKIMRACSVCGAGSCVGLYTANTMACFTETVGMSLTGCAATPALDSLKKKQAYETGKRIVEMVKKNIRPSSIMTKEAFENGIRADMTMGGSTNAVLHIPAIAKELGIDIDVNMFDRIAKETPNICKLIPAGSYEMADLHKAGGVAAVLNRVKDMLKESQTVNGKTIKEIAENAKVLDDDIIRELDNPYFREGGIAVLRGNIADSSIIKQTAVSEDMMKHKGPARVFTSEADLLKAIENKDIEEGDVIVLNFMGPAGAPGMPEMLTPTDAIKGAGYKRVPLITDGRFSGGTSGPCVGHVEMEAYNGGAIRAIKDGDMIEIDVPGRKLNVKLSEEEIRKRLEQVKAPQRKMTPLLMTFREKYIGKNCYGK
- a CDS encoding MBL fold metallo-hydrolase, giving the protein MKMDSLFFMFEVSVLASGSSGNCFYIGSDQGDILIDAGLSCGQIEERLELIRKNINNISGIFITHEHIDHIRGIETLSHKYNIPIYLNKGTLINSFLDMGNINIIRTDQEIDFNGLKILPFAKSHDASEPVSFLIKNKNKKISIMTDIGFCCENVIENVRESDLIILESNHDLNMLKNGPYPYFLKKRIASQRGHISNYEAALLILEHANKKMQHVLLSHLSMNNNTPELALKTFNSIVNERSDLKKLKAWLTYRHRPTDLIKI